A single Sporomusaceae bacterium DNA region contains:
- the rpsP gene encoding 30S ribosomal protein S16 produces MAVKIRLKRMGAKKSPFYRVVVADARSPRDGRFIEALGHYDSTTEPAIIKIDEEKAIEWLQKGAQPTDTVKDLFGQAGIMKKWDEVKRSKKEA; encoded by the coding sequence ATGGCGGTCAAAATTCGACTCAAACGTATGGGTGCCAAGAAAAGCCCCTTCTACCGCGTAGTCGTCGCCGACGCCCGTTCCCCGCGGGACGGCAGGTTCATCGAAGCCCTCGGCCACTACGACTCCACCACCGAGCCGGCCATCATCAAAATCGATGAGGAAAAGGCCATCGAGTGGCTGCAGAAAGGCGCGCAACCCACCGATACCGTAAAAGATCTCTTCGGCCAGGCCGGTATCATGAAAAAGTGGGATGAAGTCAAGCGCTCCAAGAAAGAGGCGTGA
- a CDS encoding KH domain-containing protein produces the protein MKELIEVIAKSLVKNPGQVSVTATDDKGVTVYEIRVAPEDMGKVIGKQGRIAKALRTVVKAAATRDNQRVMVEII, from the coding sequence ATGAAAGAACTGATAGAAGTTATCGCCAAATCCCTCGTCAAAAACCCCGGTCAGGTAAGCGTCACGGCCACTGACGACAAAGGCGTCACCGTCTACGAGATCAGGGTCGCGCCGGAAGACATGGGCAAGGTCATCGGCAAACAGGGCCGCATCGCCAAAGCGCTGCGCACCGTCGTCAAAGCCGCGGCCACCCGTGACAACCAGCGGGTCATGGTGGAAATCATCTGA
- a CDS encoding YlqD family protein: protein MLNRMESMTLKCPVSVKAKVTEQLKGQMAAEIQDAIQKADMELQQIEFHAKRVLTEQARVDAQGLTMLRQQIDAEKAKRVEFKTHMTEKLKETAALEIGAEIVQGTMERTITVSVGDNLHEIMAAEILLEDGKIIAFRS from the coding sequence GTGCTGAACAGAATGGAAAGCATGACTTTGAAATGCCCGGTGTCCGTCAAAGCCAAAGTCACCGAGCAGCTCAAGGGCCAGATGGCGGCCGAGATCCAGGACGCCATCCAAAAAGCCGATATGGAGCTGCAACAGATCGAATTCCACGCCAAGCGCGTCCTGACCGAGCAGGCCAGGGTTGACGCCCAGGGACTCACCATGCTGCGCCAGCAGATCGACGCCGAGAAGGCCAAGCGGGTCGAATTCAAGACCCACATGACCGAAAAGCTCAAGGAAACGGCGGCCCTCGAAATCGGCGCGGAAATCGTCCAGGGCACCATGGAAAGAACGATCACGGTCAGCGTCGGCGACAACCTGCATGAAATAATGGCTGCCGAGATTTTGCTCGAAGACGGCAAAATCATCGCTTTTCGCTCTTAG
- the rimM gene encoding ribosome maturation factor RimM (Essential for efficient processing of 16S rRNA): MTDAKLIAIGKAVAPHGVRGDVRVVPLTDFPDRFRSMKKVQFEDGRTLDIESVKYHNQYIHIKFRGIDDRDAAQTLKGKLLMVGRADLVKLPEGHYYIFDIIGLSVFDEAGVSLGTVTDVLPTGANDVYITEREGQKPLLIPAIKDVVKEIDIPGGKMTVRLQEEWD, from the coding sequence ATGACTGACGCGAAACTCATAGCAATAGGCAAGGCAGTTGCCCCGCACGGCGTGCGGGGTGACGTTCGTGTTGTCCCGCTGACCGATTTCCCCGACCGCTTCCGGTCGATGAAGAAAGTCCAGTTCGAGGACGGCCGTACCCTCGACATCGAGAGCGTCAAATACCACAACCAGTACATCCACATAAAATTCCGCGGCATCGACGACCGCGACGCCGCCCAAACCCTAAAAGGCAAGCTGCTCATGGTCGGCCGCGCCGACCTTGTCAAGCTGCCTGAAGGCCACTATTACATCTTCGACATCATCGGCCTCAGCGTCTTCGACGAAGCCGGCGTCAGCCTAGGCACCGTCACCGACGTCCTGCCCACCGGCGCCAACGACGTCTACATCACCGAACGGGAGGGCCAAAAACCCCTCCTCATCCCCGCCATCAAGGACGTCGTTAAAGAGATCGACATCCCCGGCGGCAAGATGACAGTAAGATTGCAGGAAGAATGGGATTGA
- the trmD gene encoding tRNA (guanosine(37)-N1)-methyltransferase TrmD produces MRIDIVSLFPEMFAGPLGHSIIKRACDAGHLTIGVTNPRDFAFDKHRIVDDYPFGGGSGMVMKPDPLFLAVESLTGDDSGRRRVILLCPGGSRFDQTKVRELAGYDHLVLVCGHYEGVDERVKEHLVDEAISIGDYVLTGGELPAMVIADAVARMIPGVLGASDAAEHDSFAGGLLEYPQYTRPREFRGWEVPEILVSGDHAKIARWRRKESLRRTLAVRPDLLDEIELEGMDAVLLKEILAEREGG; encoded by the coding sequence ATGCGCATCGACATTGTCTCGCTCTTCCCCGAGATGTTCGCCGGCCCGCTCGGCCACAGCATCATCAAACGGGCCTGCGACGCCGGCCACCTGACCATCGGCGTCACCAACCCCCGCGACTTCGCCTTCGACAAGCATCGCATCGTCGACGACTACCCCTTCGGCGGCGGCTCGGGCATGGTCATGAAGCCCGATCCGCTGTTCCTGGCGGTCGAAAGCCTCACCGGCGACGACAGCGGGCGGCGGCGCGTCATCCTGCTCTGTCCGGGCGGCAGCCGCTTCGACCAGACCAAGGTGCGCGAACTCGCCGGCTACGACCACCTCGTCCTCGTCTGCGGGCACTACGAAGGCGTCGACGAGCGGGTCAAAGAGCATCTCGTCGACGAAGCAATCTCCATCGGCGACTATGTCCTCACCGGCGGCGAACTGCCGGCAATGGTCATCGCCGATGCCGTCGCCCGCATGATCCCCGGCGTCCTCGGCGCGTCCGACGCCGCCGAGCACGACTCCTTCGCCGGCGGCCTCCTAGAATACCCGCAATACACGCGGCCCCGCGAATTCAGAGGCTGGGAAGTCCCCGAGATACTTGTCTCCGGCGACCACGCCAAAATCGCCCGCTGGCGCCGCAAGGAATCGCTCAGGCGGACCCTGGCCGTCCGGCCCGACCTCTTGGACGAAATCGAGCTCGAAGGCATGGACGCCGTCCTGCTGAAAGAAATCCTCGCCGAGCGGGAGGGAGGCTGA
- a CDS encoding RNA methyltransferase, which yields MAAPVYIGLVHYPIYNKNGETVATAITNFDIHDIARTARTYDVARYFVIHPHDSQADLARDILAYWRDGYGGEYNPDRREALSVLDIVPDIPAAVAAITAETGRPPVIVTTDARRYANTVSYVGLRARLQDDDRPCLLLFGTGWGIDKQVMASFDHILEPIWGRGEYNHLPVRAAVAIILDRLLGAAWWDNGGQRE from the coding sequence ATGGCCGCCCCCGTATACATTGGCCTCGTCCATTACCCCATATATAACAAGAACGGCGAAACGGTCGCCACCGCCATCACCAACTTCGATATCCACGACATCGCCCGCACCGCGCGGACCTACGATGTCGCCCGCTACTTCGTCATCCACCCCCACGACAGCCAGGCCGACCTGGCGCGCGACATCCTCGCCTACTGGCGGGACGGCTATGGCGGCGAATACAACCCCGACCGGCGCGAAGCCCTGTCGGTGCTGGACATCGTCCCCGACATCCCTGCAGCCGTCGCGGCAATAACCGCCGAAACCGGGCGGCCCCCCGTCATCGTCACCACCGACGCCCGCCGCTACGCCAACACCGTCAGCTACGTCGGCCTCCGCGCCCGACTTCAGGATGACGACCGGCCGTGCCTGCTGCTCTTCGGCACCGGCTGGGGCATCGACAAGCAAGTGATGGCCAGCTTCGACCACATCCTCGAACCCATCTGGGGCCGGGGCGAATACAACCATCTGCCCGTCAGGGCCGCGGTCGCCATCATCCTCGACCGCCTGCTCGGCGCCGCCTGGTGGGATAACGGCGGCCAAAGGGAATAA
- the rplS gene encoding 50S ribosomal protein L19 has translation MDIIKALEQEQMRSDIPVFNPGDTVRVHVKVVEGTRERIQVFEGAVIRRQGSGARETFTVRRISYGVGVERTFPVHSPRVEKIEVARRGVVRRAKLYYLRNLTGKAARIKEKR, from the coding sequence TTGGACATTATCAAAGCACTCGAACAGGAACAAATGCGCAGCGACATCCCGGTATTCAATCCCGGCGACACCGTCCGCGTCCACGTAAAAGTCGTGGAAGGCACCCGTGAGCGTATTCAGGTTTTCGAAGGCGCCGTCATTAGGCGTCAGGGCAGCGGTGCCCGCGAAACCTTCACCGTCCGCCGCATCTCTTACGGCGTCGGCGTAGAACGCACCTTTCCCGTCCACTCGCCGCGCGTCGAGAAAATCGAAGTGGCGCGCCGCGGCGTCGTACGCAGGGCCAAGCTCTACTACCTGCGCAACCTGACCGGTAAAGCGGCCAGAATCAAGGAAAAACGCTAG
- the lepB gene encoding signal peptidase I, translating to MKTSLGEEIKDWVISILIAVVLAFFIRYFIVELYMVEGPSMRPTLVNGERLVVNKFLYRFKTPERGEIVVFRYPRDPSRDFIKRVIGVPGDTIEIKEGRVFLNGQLQNETYILEKTRGSFAMVTVPAGHIFVMGDNRNNSEDSRFRDVGFVSNELIKGKAVFVFWPMEHLKSLP from the coding sequence TTGAAAACTTCTCTCGGCGAAGAAATCAAGGATTGGGTAATATCAATCCTGATTGCCGTAGTCCTGGCCTTCTTCATCCGCTATTTCATCGTCGAACTTTACATGGTCGAGGGACCGTCGATGCGTCCGACCCTCGTGAACGGCGAACGGCTGGTCGTCAATAAATTCCTCTACCGCTTCAAAACCCCCGAGCGGGGCGAAATCGTCGTCTTCCGCTACCCGCGCGACCCCAGCCGCGACTTTATCAAGCGCGTCATCGGCGTGCCGGGCGACACTATTGAAATCAAGGAAGGCCGGGTGTTTCTCAACGGCCAGCTGCAGAACGAGACCTATATACTCGAAAAAACCAGGGGCTCGTTCGCGATGGTTACCGTGCCGGCAGGCCACATTTTTGTAATGGGCGACAACCGCAACAACTCGGAAGACAGCCGGTTTCGCGACGTTGGGTTTGTGAGCAACGAGCTGATAAAAGGCAAGGCAGTGTTCGTCTTCTGGCCGATGGAACACCTTAAATCCCTACCCTAA
- the ylqF gene encoding ribosome biogenesis GTPase YlqF: MHINWFPGHMAKAQRMIREQLKLVDVAIELLDARIPAASANPVIDEVVGDKPRVVVLNKADLADPDGTERWLAFFRAQGREGIAVESLGGGGTKQLATRVEKAAAPMLARLAAKGIRPRAVRAMILGIPNVGKSSLINRLLGTATARTGDKPGVTRGQQWLKIGRNLELLDTPGVLWPKLEDQEAAFRLAVTGAISDEVFDREKVVALLLNMLRNDYPDRLAARYNLTGSLPEDGLELLALVGTRRGCLRSGGVVDYEKAGRIVLSEFRDGKLGRFTLDLPPELG, translated from the coding sequence ATGCATATCAACTGGTTTCCCGGCCACATGGCCAAAGCCCAGCGGATGATCCGCGAACAACTCAAACTGGTGGACGTGGCTATCGAGCTGCTGGACGCCCGCATCCCGGCCGCCAGCGCCAACCCGGTCATAGACGAGGTGGTCGGCGACAAGCCGCGGGTGGTAGTGCTTAATAAGGCTGACCTGGCCGATCCGGATGGGACGGAGCGGTGGTTGGCCTTTTTCCGCGCCCAGGGCCGGGAGGGAATCGCGGTGGAATCGCTGGGCGGCGGCGGCACGAAACAGCTCGCCACGAGGGTGGAGAAGGCGGCGGCGCCGATGCTGGCCAGACTGGCCGCCAAAGGCATCAGGCCGCGGGCGGTGCGGGCGATGATTCTCGGTATCCCGAATGTCGGCAAGTCGTCGCTGATTAACCGCCTGCTGGGTACGGCGACGGCGCGGACAGGCGACAAACCGGGCGTCACCCGCGGGCAGCAGTGGCTGAAGATCGGCCGCAATCTCGAACTCCTGGATACGCCCGGTGTGCTGTGGCCCAAGCTCGAAGACCAGGAGGCGGCCTTCCGCCTGGCGGTGACCGGCGCGATCAGCGACGAGGTCTTCGACCGGGAGAAGGTGGTGGCGCTGCTGCTGAACATGCTGCGCAACGATTACCCCGACCGGCTGGCCGCCCGTTACAACCTGACCGGGTCGCTGCCGGAGGACGGGCTGGAACTGTTGGCGCTTGTCGGGACGAGGCGCGGCTGCCTGAGAAGCGGCGGCGTCGTCGACTACGAGAAGGCTGGCCGGATCGTGCTGAGCGAGTTCCGCGACGGCAAGCTGGGGCGGTTCACACTCGATCTGCCGCCCGAATTAGGGTAG
- a CDS encoding ribonuclease HII: MANGRMTVAEAAAMLAVDEVAPETLDMLCADPRAAVARLVARWRRRREAAAAEERRLDKLFMYERALYGQGRMLVAGVDEAGRGPLAGPVVIGAVILPPACRLPGLDDSKKLTAAEREDLYERIKASAVAVSHVVVGVEDIDRINIYQATVQGMYAAVAGLEPAPEAVLVDAVPLKFLAVPHQAIIDGDALSASIAAASVIAKVERDRIMAALDAEYPGYGFARHKGYGTPEHLAALRRVGPCAIHRRSFAPVRGEGSLFDED; encoded by the coding sequence GTGGCTAACGGTCGGATGACGGTGGCTGAGGCGGCGGCGATGCTGGCCGTCGATGAAGTTGCCCCTGAGACGCTAGATATGCTGTGCGCCGATCCGCGGGCGGCCGTGGCCAGGCTGGTGGCCCGCTGGCGACGCCGGCGGGAGGCTGCGGCCGCGGAGGAACGCCGCCTCGATAAGCTTTTTATGTACGAACGGGCGCTCTATGGGCAGGGCCGGATGCTGGTGGCGGGCGTGGACGAAGCCGGCCGGGGGCCGCTTGCCGGCCCGGTGGTGATTGGGGCTGTTATCCTGCCGCCCGCGTGCCGCCTGCCGGGGCTCGACGATTCGAAGAAGCTGACGGCGGCGGAGCGGGAAGACCTGTATGAGCGCATCAAGGCGTCGGCGGTGGCGGTGAGCCATGTTGTCGTAGGTGTGGAGGATATCGACCGCATCAATATTTACCAGGCGACCGTCCAGGGCATGTACGCGGCCGTGGCCGGCCTGGAACCCGCCCCGGAGGCGGTGCTGGTGGATGCGGTGCCGCTGAAGTTTCTTGCCGTGCCTCACCAGGCGATCATCGACGGCGACGCGCTGAGCGCGTCGATCGCCGCCGCTTCGGTAATCGCCAAGGTGGAGCGCGACCGGATTATGGCCGCCCTCGACGCGGAGTATCCCGGCTACGGGTTTGCCCGCCACAAGGGCTACGGCACGCCGGAGCATCTCGCGGCCCTGCGCAGAGTCGGTCCGTGCGCCATCCACCGGCGGAGTTTCGCGCCGGTAAGAGGGGAGGGGAGTCTATTTGATGAAGATTAA
- a CDS encoding flagellar hook-length control protein FliK, with amino-acid sequence MMKINAGLPVDPAATASISGQAEATNGPAASSQAALRSTVELIADGNIKMLLDALGKTLGEFNKLAGELPAEAAKEAQNLGRAAMGADTVVQRGLAAMVRGARSGGETTAAFAQTMADAALLSKAFPEGLMPETAAAATVFARALGESGDLTARLMTLVRQLIATPEDETTPLALAKALLAELPEDIKAPAVRAQIEKAAAALSRSIPDTVRQAAALHSLPELQEALVWQKVADSLPWLKMPTETLEQASRTLREMAGAINSSKQSAADTPGGQKVLVITMPVFFADGRAYPAYIHISRDREQADNPAAPVRETWLRMCVATDNLGVVDMVFHLRGEQQLSIRVTFSNREAGEEFRGVLPELRGALAESELTVADIAVVATTEK; translated from the coding sequence TTGATGAAGATTAATGCCGGTTTGCCGGTCGACCCGGCTGCGACCGCCTCGATCAGCGGCCAGGCCGAAGCGACGAACGGGCCGGCGGCGTCTTCGCAGGCGGCTCTCCGCAGCACGGTCGAACTGATTGCGGACGGCAACATCAAAATGCTTCTCGACGCCCTCGGCAAGACGCTGGGGGAGTTTAACAAGCTTGCGGGGGAACTGCCTGCGGAGGCGGCCAAGGAGGCGCAGAACCTCGGCCGCGCCGCGATGGGGGCGGATACTGTCGTGCAGCGCGGTTTGGCGGCGATGGTGCGCGGGGCGCGGAGCGGCGGGGAAACGACGGCCGCTTTCGCGCAGACGATGGCCGATGCGGCGCTTTTGAGCAAGGCTTTTCCGGAAGGCCTCATGCCGGAGACGGCGGCGGCGGCGACGGTCTTTGCCCGCGCCCTCGGCGAGAGCGGCGATTTGACCGCTCGGCTGATGACGCTGGTTCGCCAGCTGATCGCAACTCCGGAGGACGAGACGACGCCGCTCGCGCTGGCCAAGGCGCTGCTGGCCGAGCTTCCTGAGGATATCAAGGCGCCGGCCGTGCGGGCGCAAATCGAAAAGGCGGCCGCGGCGCTCAGCCGCTCGATCCCGGATACGGTGCGCCAGGCGGCGGCTCTCCACAGCCTGCCTGAGCTTCAGGAGGCGCTGGTGTGGCAGAAGGTCGCCGACAGCCTGCCGTGGCTGAAGATGCCGACGGAGACGCTGGAGCAGGCGAGCCGGACGCTGCGGGAAATGGCTGGCGCGATTAATTCGTCCAAGCAATCGGCCGCAGATACGCCGGGCGGGCAGAAGGTCCTGGTGATCACCATGCCGGTGTTTTTTGCGGACGGGCGCGCTTATCCGGCGTATATTCATATTTCCCGCGACCGGGAGCAGGCGGATAATCCCGCGGCGCCGGTGCGGGAGACGTGGCTGAGGATGTGCGTTGCCACCGATAACCTTGGGGTGGTGGATATGGTTTTTCACCTCCGCGGCGAGCAGCAGCTAAGCATTCGCGTGACGTTCTCGAACCGCGAGGCCGGCGAGGAGTTCCGCGGCGTGCTGCCCGAGCTGCGCGGCGCACTGGCGGAGTCCGAGCTGA